A DNA window from Impatiens glandulifera chromosome 7, dImpGla2.1, whole genome shotgun sequence contains the following coding sequences:
- the LOC124909763 gene encoding uncharacterized protein LOC124909763, translating to MESMASSNSASSTTATPSQQSSVDKDPLWKHVTKLVKMKERGGNTKIKCNFYNLEFTGSYSRVKAHLLQIKGEGVSVCPRVTADILLQLRREMTDAEERKRQVVIPLPPLSYASSDSAWGGAEMLPKQGSKRRAIDKNSPINKAFNQEVRAQVDGEIARAFYSGGLLFHFSRNPHYIKSYTLAANNNIPSYVPPCYNALRTTLLEKEREHIERLLEPIKTTWKEKGVTIVSDGWTDSQRRPLINFMVVTESGPMFLKAVNCEGEYKDKFYISSLIKKVIMQVGPQKVGGDRFDPLDGAEELEISSLSLDEPEFEVMFLQDD from the coding sequence ATGGAATCAATGGCTTCCTCTAACTCAGCTTCAAGTACGACAGCTACTCCAAGCCAACAAAGTTCAGTAGATAAGGACCCGTTGTGGAAACATGTGACAAAATTAGTGAAAATGAAAGAGAGAGGTGGAAATACGAAAATTAAATGTAACTTCTATAATCTGGAATTTACGGGTTCGTATTCAAGGGTTAAAGCACACCTGTTGCAGATCAAGGGAGAAGGAGTTTCAGTGTGTCCCAGAGTCACTGCTGATATTTTGTTGCAACTTCGAAGGGAGATGACAGATgcagaagaaagaaaaaggcaGGTTGTGATTCCACTCCCACCATTGAGTTATGCTTCATCAGATTCTGCCTGGGGAGGAGCTGAAATGCTGCCAAAACAAGGTTCCAAAAGAAGAGCAATTGATAAGAACAGTCCTATAAATAAAGCTTTTAATCAGGAGGTGAGAGCACAAGTGGATGGCGAAATTGCAAGAGCATTTTATTCAGGGGGGTTACTTTTCCATTTTTCTAGAAATCCCCACTACATCAAGTCGTATACACTTGCTGCCAACAACAACATTCCGAGCTATGTTCCTCCTTGTTATAATGCACTACGAACTACGTTATTAGAAAAGGAGAGGGAACATATTGAAAGATTATTGGAACCAATCAAGACGACTTGGAAAGAGAAAGGGGTGACCATAGTATCAGATGGTTGGACTGACAGTCAGAGAAGACCGTTGATTAATTTCATGGTTGTTACTGAGAGTGGCCCTATGTTTTTGAAGGCTGTGAACTGTGAGGGTGAATACAAAGACAAGTTCTATATATccagtttaattaaaaaagttataatgcAAGTAGGACCACAAAAGGTAGGAGGTGACCGATTTGATCCGCTTGATGGTGCCGAAGAACTTGAAATATCTAGTCTTTCACTAGATGAGCCGGAGTTTGAAGTAATGTTTTTACAAGATGATTAA
- the LOC124945597 gene encoding uncharacterized protein LOC124945597 has translation MAKEFENGEIWLLPELLTDGDLLMDYKVKKDALYSPFDWPSSGLTSPETESDEDDYLAGLNRKMAQTKLNDVFWKSDTGFGYENQKVMGMAGSPQSTLCDVLGGCGCISPNCPSRVTSPPLPIPMPATAAAGAVPVMMNNRSDGARDLLFAAAGEVARMRMLEDVSGYYQNPPSSQKLNPGFYHNDSSVTYKQLQVAQFQQLKHQQMMKQQALTAWEQMKTANMYQQIHREAIENRVRNLNRPLGLSPSAWPTLQQSQQAPPSSGMRAVFLGNSGGKPERAGTGVFLPRQANTPAENRRKSECSTVLLPERVVQALNLNIESQYDAAVKHRNGVEMAMMAQRRNNMILQQQKQQHAVNQEIQLPQEWTY, from the exons ATGGCGAAGGAATTTGAAAACGGAGAGATTTGGCTTCTACCGGAGTTACTTACTGACGGTGACTTACTCATGGACTATAAGGTTAAGAAGGATGCACTCTACTCTCCTTTTGATTGGCCGTCTTCCGGTCTTACCTCGCCGGAAACTGAGAGTGATGAAGATGACTATCTTGCTGGATTGAATCGGAAAATGGCGCAGACTAAGCTTAATGATGTGTTTTGGAAATCTGATACTGGGTTCGGATATGAGAATCAGAAG GTTATGGGTATGGCTGGTTCTCCACAATCTACTTTATGTGATGTTTTGGGAGGTTGTGGATGTATAAGTCCAAACTGTCCTTCACGTGTAACTTCGCCGCCGCTGCCGATTCCGATGCCGGCGACGGCGGCTGCTGGTGCAGTACCTGTTATGATGAATAATCGAAGTGATGGTGCTCGAGATCTGTTATTTGCTGCTGCTGGTGAGGTTGCTAGGATGAGAATGTTGGAAGATGTGAGTGGTTATTATCAGAATCCTCCTTCATCACAGAAGCTGAATCCTGGGTTTTACCATAATGATTCTTCTGTTACTTATAAGCAACTTCAAGTAGCACAA TTTCAACAGTTGAAGCATCAGCAGATGATGAAACAACAAGCATTAACTGCTTGGGAACAGATGAAAACTGCTAACATGTATCAACAAATCCACCGTGAAGCAATCGAAAACAGGGTTAGGAATCTTAACCGTCCATTAGGGCTTTCCCCATCTGCTTGGCCGACTCTTCAACAATCTCAACAAGCTCCACCCAGTTCTGGTATGAGAGCTGTTTTCCTTGGAAACTCCGGTGGAAAACCTGAACGCGCCGGTACTGGTGTTTTCTTGCCCCGGCAAGCAAATACCCCTGCTGAAAACCGCAGGAAATCCG AATGCTCTACAGTTTTGCTTCCAGAGAGAGTTGTCCAGGCTCTGAATCTCAACATTGAATCTCAATATG ATGCTGCTGTGAAACATCGCAATGGGGTGGAAATGGCAATGATGGCCCAGAGGCGTAACAATATGATACTCCAGCAGCAGAAGCAGCAACACGCAGTTAATCAAGAAATCCAACTTCCACAGGAATGGACTTATTGA